Proteins from one Piscinibacter lacus genomic window:
- a CDS encoding ABC transporter permease subunit → MSAAASPTARRRPRALFGTGFARGFGRGWLLAVFVFLYLPILSLIVYSFNDSPVPNRWNGFTFKWYASLVNDRELLAGVWLSLKLAVYTACGSVLLGLLAAFALVRYRRFRGRTVFSGMVSAPLVMPEVIVGLSLLLMLVSVQRAFGWPERGVLTIWLGHVLLGLAYATVVIQARLQELNPQLEEAAMDLGARPFQVFALVTLPMITPSLMSAWLLTFTLSLDDVVLSAFLSGPGSTTMPLVIFSRARLGLNPSVNAMAAVTILIVAIGVLLASYAIARAERQRQREARAGARDGG, encoded by the coding sequence ATGAGCGCCGCAGCCTCCCCCACCGCCCGCCGCAGGCCGCGCGCCCTGTTCGGCACTGGCTTCGCGCGCGGCTTCGGCCGCGGCTGGCTGCTGGCCGTCTTCGTCTTCCTCTACTTGCCCATCCTGTCGCTGATCGTCTATTCCTTCAACGACTCGCCGGTGCCCAACCGCTGGAACGGCTTCACCTTCAAGTGGTACGCCAGCCTGGTGAACGACCGCGAGCTGCTGGCCGGCGTCTGGCTCAGCCTGAAGCTGGCGGTCTACACCGCCTGCGGCTCGGTGCTGCTGGGCCTGCTGGCGGCCTTCGCCCTGGTGCGTTACCGGCGCTTCCGCGGCCGCACGGTCTTCTCGGGCATGGTCAGCGCGCCGCTGGTGATGCCGGAGGTCATCGTCGGCCTGTCGCTGCTGCTGATGCTGGTGTCGGTGCAGCGCGCCTTCGGCTGGCCCGAGCGCGGCGTGCTCACCATCTGGCTGGGCCATGTGCTGCTGGGCCTGGCCTATGCCACGGTCGTCATCCAGGCGCGGCTGCAAGAGCTCAACCCGCAGCTCGAAGAAGCCGCGATGGACCTGGGCGCCCGGCCCTTCCAGGTCTTCGCCCTGGTCACGCTGCCGATGATCACGCCCTCGCTGATGTCGGCCTGGCTGCTGACCTTCACCCTCTCGCTGGACGACGTGGTGCTTTCAGCCTTCCTCAGCGGTCCGGGCTCGACGACGATGCCGCTGGTCATCTTCTCGCGCGCCCGCCTGGGCCTGAACCCCAGCGTCAATGCCATGGCGGCGGTCACCATCCTGATCGTCGCGATCGGCGTGCTGCTCGCCAGCTATGCCATCGCCCGGGCCGAGCGCCAGCGCCAGCGCGAGGCCCGCGCCGGCGCCCGCGACGGCGGCTGA
- a CDS encoding DUF3138 family protein, whose protein sequence is MNRPTLRALPRTLLLALATAYPLMHALPAAAQSASEELLKELRELKARVGELEKRLIEAETKAKAAPAAAAPAGMTAEQQQDFNRIAVKTEAMEDNIETWGIKGLTISGYIEPVFIYNRNQDRAGFQFLNSQSDGYFYDTSFMGAASIDFTKETESGTRFKLTLTPQRGVGEAIGGGIVQEATVSIPLSDLQTRLIVGQVPDWSGYEYQQPTLNPFTTHNLLYDFTLPFGYTGVGLDVTRGKWWMRGILGQLNLTTRGAGEKSPMVAYRVDYSRGEFQGFGFAGVHGRVFNFGTGTNTTAHLFEIDGYFIRGDWTVQGQFSYGQQADAAINGGDSRWYGVSALAGYSITPRLQALVRADYLENSKNGGGFFGFSSPDGRNGIGPGVEGFVLDEGGAPLEPIFGTRGADRYALTLGLKYLFNQNTTFKAEYRFDGASERVFEDVRSGGFKKNNHLLGGSVVVFF, encoded by the coding sequence ATGAACCGCCCCACCCTGCGTGCCCTGCCGCGCACCCTGCTGCTGGCCCTGGCCACCGCCTATCCGCTGATGCATGCCCTGCCCGCGGCGGCGCAATCGGCCAGCGAAGAGCTGCTCAAGGAGCTGCGCGAGCTCAAGGCCCGCGTCGGCGAGCTGGAGAAGCGCCTCATTGAGGCCGAGACCAAGGCCAAGGCGGCGCCCGCTGCCGCCGCGCCCGCCGGCATGACGGCCGAGCAGCAGCAGGACTTCAACCGCATCGCCGTCAAGACCGAGGCGATGGAGGACAACATCGAGACCTGGGGCATCAAGGGCCTGACGATCAGCGGCTACATCGAGCCGGTCTTCATCTACAACCGCAACCAGGACCGCGCCGGCTTCCAGTTCCTCAACAGCCAGAGCGACGGCTACTTCTACGACACCTCCTTCATGGGGGCGGCCTCCATCGACTTCACGAAGGAGACCGAATCCGGCACCCGCTTCAAGCTGACCCTGACGCCGCAGCGCGGCGTGGGCGAGGCGATCGGCGGCGGCATCGTGCAGGAGGCCACCGTCTCCATTCCCCTGTCCGATTTGCAGACCCGCCTGATCGTCGGCCAGGTGCCGGACTGGTCGGGCTATGAATACCAGCAGCCCACGCTGAACCCCTTCACCACCCACAACCTGCTCTACGACTTCACCCTGCCCTTCGGCTACACCGGCGTCGGCCTGGATGTGACACGCGGCAAGTGGTGGATGCGCGGCATCCTCGGCCAGCTCAACCTGACCACGCGCGGCGCGGGCGAGAAGTCGCCGATGGTGGCCTACCGGGTGGATTACTCAAGGGGTGAGTTCCAGGGCTTCGGCTTCGCCGGTGTGCATGGCCGGGTCTTCAACTTCGGCACCGGGACCAACACCACTGCCCACCTCTTCGAGATTGACGGCTACTTCATCCGCGGCGACTGGACCGTGCAGGGCCAGTTCAGCTACGGCCAGCAGGCCGATGCGGCGATCAACGGCGGCGACTCGCGCTGGTATGGCGTTTCGGCCCTGGCCGGCTACTCGATCACCCCGCGCCTGCAAGCCCTGGTGCGGGCCGACTACCTGGAGAACAGCAAGAACGGTGGCGGTTTCTTTGGCTTCAGTTCTCCGGACGGTCGCAACGGCATCGGGCCCGGCGTGGAAGGCTTCGTCCTTGACGAGGGCGGCGCGCCGCTGGAGCCCATCTTCGGTACCCGCGGTGCCGATCGCTATGCCCTGACTCTGGGCCTGAAGTACCTGTTCAACCAGAACACCACCTTCAAGGCCGAGTACCGCTTCGACGGCGCCTCCGAGCGCGTCTTCGAGGACGTGCGCAGCGGCGGCTTCAAGAAGAACAACCACCTGCTCGGTGGCTCGGTCGTCGTCTTCTTCTGA
- a CDS encoding aldehyde dehydrogenase, with protein sequence MSSSARIDWAARAAACLAAGLDGRALIDGRRQAAQDGQTFLKRSPVDGRALGEVARGQAADVDAAVRAARTAFADGRWAGRPPAARKRVMQAFADKVLAAREELALLETLDMGKPIAHSLAVDVPSTARTLAWYGEAVDKVYGEIAPTGPSALALISREPVGVVGAIVPWNYPMIMAAWKLGPALAAGNSVVLKPSEKSPYTALRLAELALEAGLPPGVFNVVPGYGPEAGEALARHMDVDVLGFTGSTRVGRHMLVCAGQSNLKRVYNELGGKSAFLVFPDTPDLDRCAQTLAGSIFFNQGESCNAPSRVLVQADIAEDFGRRVAAEAPKYQPADPLDPSTVMGALVDEGQLRTVLGYIEAGRAEGAQCLAGGRQARAESGGVYVEPTVFAGAHNGMSIAREEIFGPVVTLIPFRDEAEALALANDSPYGLQASVWTGGLDRAHRVARALQAGTVHVNQYDEDDLTVPFGGVKQSGNGRDKSLHAFDKVTELKTTWIRLG encoded by the coding sequence ATGAGCTCCAGCGCGCGTATCGATTGGGCCGCCCGCGCGGCCGCCTGCCTGGCGGCCGGGCTGGACGGCCGGGCGCTGATCGACGGTCGCCGCCAGGCCGCGCAGGACGGGCAGACCTTCCTCAAGCGCAGCCCGGTCGACGGCCGCGCGCTGGGCGAGGTCGCCCGCGGCCAGGCGGCCGATGTGGATGCCGCCGTGCGCGCCGCCCGCACCGCCTTCGCCGACGGCCGCTGGGCCGGCCGCCCGCCCGCCGCACGCAAGCGCGTGATGCAGGCCTTCGCCGACAAGGTGCTGGCCGCGCGCGAGGAACTGGCCCTGCTCGAAACCCTGGACATGGGCAAGCCCATCGCCCACAGCCTGGCGGTGGACGTGCCCTCGACCGCCCGCACCCTGGCCTGGTACGGCGAGGCGGTCGACAAGGTCTATGGCGAGATCGCCCCCACCGGCCCCAGCGCCCTGGCCCTGATCAGCCGCGAGCCGGTCGGCGTGGTCGGCGCCATCGTGCCCTGGAACTACCCCATGATCATGGCGGCCTGGAAGCTGGGGCCGGCCCTGGCGGCGGGCAACAGCGTGGTGCTCAAGCCCAGCGAGAAGAGCCCCTACACCGCCCTGCGCCTGGCCGAGCTGGCGCTGGAGGCCGGCCTGCCGCCGGGCGTGTTCAACGTCGTGCCCGGCTACGGCCCCGAGGCCGGCGAGGCCCTGGCCCGCCACATGGATGTGGACGTGCTCGGCTTCACCGGCTCCACCCGCGTCGGCAGGCACATGCTGGTCTGCGCCGGGCAGAGCAACCTCAAGCGCGTCTACAACGAGCTGGGCGGCAAGAGCGCCTTCCTCGTCTTTCCCGACACGCCGGACCTGGACCGCTGCGCCCAGACCCTGGCCGGCAGCATCTTCTTCAACCAGGGCGAGAGCTGCAATGCGCCCTCGCGCGTGCTGGTGCAGGCCGACATCGCTGAGGACTTTGGCCGCCGCGTGGCGGCCGAGGCGCCCAAGTACCAGCCGGCCGACCCGCTGGACCCCTCCACCGTCATGGGCGCGCTGGTCGACGAGGGCCAGCTCCGCACCGTGCTGGGCTACATCGAGGCCGGCCGCGCCGAAGGCGCGCAGTGCCTGGCCGGCGGACGGCAGGCGCGGGCGGAGAGCGGCGGCGTCTATGTCGAGCCCACCGTCTTCGCCGGCGCCCACAACGGCATGAGCATCGCCCGCGAGGAAATCTTCGGCCCGGTCGTGACCCTGATCCCCTTCCGCGACGAGGCCGAGGCCCTGGCCCTGGCCAATGATTCGCCCTATGGCCTGCAGGCCAGCGTCTGGACCGGCGGCCTCGACCGCGCCCACCGCGTGGCCCGCGCCCTGCAGGCCGGCACCGTCCACGTCAACCAGTACGACGAGGACGACCTCACCGTGCCCTTCGGCGGCGTCAAGCAAAGCGGCAACGGCCGGGACAAGTCCCTGCACGCCTTCGACAAGGTCACCGAGCTGAAGACGACCTGGATTCGGCTGGGCTGA
- a CDS encoding Glu/Leu/Phe/Val family dehydrogenase yields MNSPLSYVHPTGDSAWGTYLSQIDRVMPYLGPLARWAETLRRPKRALIVDVPIELDNGTVAHHEGYRVQHNLSRGPGKGGVRFHPDVTLEEVMALSAWMTIKNAAVNLPYGGAKGGVRVDPKRLSRGELERLTRRYTSEIGLLIGPTKDIPAPDVNTNGQIMAWMMDTYSVNTGSTATGVVTGKPVHLGGSLGRVKATGRGVFVTGREAARRIGLNLQGARVAVQGYGNVGGVAAQLFAEAGARLVAVQDHSGTLHREAGIDTHTLAAHVQAQGGVAGFPGASPLDGEAFWDTPCDILIPAALEGQISADRAGRLQARLLLEGANGPTVPEGDRILGERGVLVVPDVICNAGGVTVSYFEWVQDFSSFFWTEDEINVRLDKIMVDALARIWDVADLHRIPLRTAAFAVACERILMARQDRGLYP; encoded by the coding sequence ATGAACAGCCCCCTGTCCTATGTCCACCCCACCGGTGACAGCGCCTGGGGCACCTACCTGTCGCAGATCGACCGGGTCATGCCCTATCTCGGGCCGCTGGCCCGCTGGGCCGAGACCCTGCGCCGGCCCAAGCGCGCGCTCATCGTCGACGTGCCCATCGAGCTGGACAACGGCACCGTGGCCCACCACGAGGGCTACCGCGTGCAGCACAACCTGAGCCGCGGCCCCGGCAAGGGCGGCGTGCGCTTCCACCCGGACGTGACGCTGGAGGAAGTGATGGCCCTGTCCGCCTGGATGACCATCAAGAATGCCGCGGTCAACCTGCCCTATGGCGGGGCGAAGGGCGGCGTGCGGGTCGATCCCAAGCGGCTCTCGCGCGGCGAGCTGGAGCGCCTGACCCGCCGCTATACCAGCGAGATCGGCCTGCTGATCGGCCCGACCAAGGACATCCCCGCGCCGGACGTGAACACCAACGGCCAGATCATGGCTTGGATGATGGACACCTACTCCGTCAACACCGGCAGCACCGCCACCGGCGTCGTCACCGGCAAGCCGGTGCACCTGGGCGGCTCGCTGGGGCGGGTGAAGGCCACCGGCCGCGGCGTCTTCGTCACCGGGCGGGAGGCCGCCCGCCGCATCGGCCTGAACCTGCAGGGCGCCCGCGTGGCCGTGCAGGGCTATGGCAATGTGGGCGGCGTGGCGGCCCAGCTCTTTGCCGAGGCCGGCGCGCGGCTCGTGGCCGTGCAGGACCACAGCGGCACCCTGCACCGTGAAGCCGGCATCGACACCCACACCCTTGCCGCCCATGTGCAGGCGCAGGGCGGCGTGGCCGGCTTCCCCGGCGCCAGCCCGCTGGATGGCGAGGCCTTCTGGGACACGCCCTGCGACATCCTCATCCCCGCGGCCCTGGAAGGCCAGATCAGCGCCGACCGGGCCGGCCGCCTGCAAGCCCGCTTGCTGCTGGAAGGCGCCAACGGCCCCACCGTGCCCGAAGGCGACCGCATCCTGGGCGAACGCGGCGTGCTGGTGGTGCCGGACGTGATCTGCAATGCCGGCGGCGTGACCGTCAGCTACTTCGAATGGGTGCAGGACTTCTCGTCCTTCTTCTGGACGGAAGACGAAATCAATGTCCGCCTCGACAAGATCATGGTCGACGCCCTGGCCCGCATCTGGGACGTGGCCGACCTGCACCGCATCCCCCTGCGCACCGCCGCCTTCGCGGTGGCCTGCGAGCGCATCCTGATGGCGCGGCAGGATCGCGGGCTCTATCCCTGA
- the lpdA gene encoding dihydrolipoyl dehydrogenase, whose product MAIVEVQVPDIGDFEEVGVIELLVQPGDTVRLEQSLITVESDKASMEIPSSAAGVVKELKLKLGDKVRQGSVILTLESAAVASTPAAAPAAAPAPAAAPAPAPAAQAPAVAATPAGRHAGPVDVECDLLVLGAGPGGYSAAFRAADLGLKVVLVERYATLGGVCLNVGCIPSKALLHVAAVMDEVRHMADLGVSFGAPSVNIDTLRGHKDKVIGKLTGGLAAMAKMRKVTTLRGLGRFLDPHHLQVAETQGPGSEASGATKALRFKRAIIAAGSQSVKLPFFPQDDRIVDSTGALGLKAVPKKMLIVGGGIIGLEMGTVYSSLGARLDVVEMTDGLMQGADRDLVKVWEKMNKGRFDKVMLKTKTVGAEATPEGIKVQFEGLDGSRSEGLYDLVLQAVGRTPNGRKIGAEQAGVVVTDRGFIPVDVQMRTNVPHIHAIGDIVGQPMLAHKAVHEAHVAAEVIAGELLGDKELASAAFNARVIPSVAYTDPEVAWVGLTEDQAKAQGLKVKKGLFPWSASGRAIANGRDEGFTKLLFDDSPEAHGHGKILGGGIVGTHAGDMIGEIALAIEMGADAVDLGKTIHPHPTLGESIGMAAEVAHGSCTDLPPARR is encoded by the coding sequence ATGGCGATCGTGGAAGTGCAAGTGCCCGACATCGGCGACTTCGAGGAGGTCGGCGTCATCGAGCTGCTGGTCCAGCCCGGCGACACCGTGCGGCTCGAACAGAGCCTGATCACCGTCGAGAGCGACAAGGCCTCGATGGAGATCCCCTCCAGCGCGGCCGGCGTGGTCAAGGAGCTCAAGCTCAAGCTGGGCGACAAGGTCCGGCAGGGCAGCGTGATCCTCACGCTGGAATCGGCTGCGGTGGCGTCGACGCCCGCTGCGGCGCCGGCCGCAGCCCCCGCGCCTGCGGCAGCTCCGGCCCCGGCCCCCGCAGCGCAGGCGCCGGCCGTCGCCGCCACCCCGGCCGGCCGGCATGCCGGCCCGGTCGATGTGGAATGCGACCTGCTGGTGCTCGGTGCCGGCCCCGGCGGCTATTCGGCCGCCTTCCGCGCGGCCGACCTGGGCCTGAAGGTGGTGCTGGTCGAGCGCTACGCCACCCTGGGCGGTGTCTGCCTGAACGTGGGCTGCATCCCGTCCAAGGCCCTGCTGCATGTGGCGGCGGTGATGGACGAGGTTCGCCACATGGCCGACCTCGGCGTGTCCTTCGGCGCCCCCAGCGTCAACATCGACACCCTGCGCGGCCACAAGGACAAGGTCATCGGCAAGCTGACCGGCGGTCTGGCGGCGATGGCCAAGATGCGCAAGGTCACCACCCTGCGCGGCCTCGGCCGCTTCCTCGACCCGCATCATCTGCAAGTGGCCGAGACGCAAGGGCCGGGCAGCGAGGCCAGCGGCGCGACGAAGGCGCTGCGCTTCAAGCGCGCCATCATCGCGGCCGGTTCGCAATCGGTGAAGCTGCCCTTCTTCCCGCAGGACGATCGCATCGTCGACAGCACCGGCGCCCTGGGTCTGAAGGCCGTGCCCAAGAAGATGCTCATCGTCGGCGGCGGCATCATCGGCCTGGAGATGGGCACGGTCTACAGCAGCCTGGGCGCCCGCCTGGACGTGGTCGAGATGACGGACGGCCTGATGCAGGGCGCCGACCGCGACCTCGTCAAGGTCTGGGAGAAGATGAACAAGGGCCGCTTCGACAAGGTGATGCTCAAGACCAAGACGGTCGGCGCCGAGGCCACGCCCGAGGGCATCAAGGTGCAGTTCGAGGGCCTGGACGGCAGCCGCAGCGAGGGCCTCTACGACCTGGTGCTGCAAGCCGTGGGCCGCACGCCCAATGGCCGCAAGATCGGCGCCGAGCAGGCCGGCGTGGTCGTCACCGACCGCGGTTTCATCCCGGTGGATGTGCAGATGCGGACCAATGTGCCGCACATCCACGCCATCGGCGACATCGTCGGCCAGCCCATGCTGGCCCACAAGGCGGTGCACGAGGCGCATGTCGCGGCCGAGGTCATCGCCGGCGAGCTGCTGGGCGACAAGGAGCTGGCCTCGGCCGCCTTCAATGCCCGCGTGATCCCGAGCGTGGCCTACACCGACCCCGAAGTCGCCTGGGTCGGCCTCACCGAGGACCAGGCCAAGGCCCAGGGCCTCAAGGTGAAGAAGGGCCTGTTCCCGTGGTCGGCCTCGGGCCGGGCCATCGCCAACGGCCGCGACGAGGGCTTCACCAAGCTGCTCTTCGATGACTCGCCCGAAGCCCATGGCCACGGCAAGATCCTCGGCGGCGGCATCGTCGGCACGCATGCCGGCGACATGATCGGCGAGATCGCCCTGGCCATCGAGATGGGCGCCGACGCGGTGGACCTCGGCAAGACCATCCACCCGCACCCGACCCTGGGCGAATCCATCGGCATGGCCGCCGAGGTCGCCCACGGTTCCTGCACCGACCTGCCGCCCGCCCGGAGATAA